The nucleotide sequence AAGTAAAACAAGACGGCTAAAGATGCTCAAAAATCCGCTCAGTAGGGGTGTTAAATTTTTCATCTCTACTGAATAATTTTTATAAATTTTTTTAGGGTTGATTAGCTTTCCAAATCTGAAGTTGTTGAAATAATTGAGAAACTTTGTCTAAATCTTTATCCCCTGGCGCTCGTTCTACACCACTAGATAAATCAATTCCTTGGGGAGATAATTGAGAGAGAGCATAAATGAGATTATCCGGTTTGAGTCCTCCGGCTAATAACCAAGGTATAGGAGGAGAAAATAGTGCTAAACTTTCCCAGTCTAGGGTTGTGCCGGTGCCGCCAAATAATTGAGGATGATAGGCATCTAACAGTAGAGTATTAACTGATGAGAAGTAAGGGGTAGCTTCCTCTAAAAATTCGGCAGATTTAACTCTTAAAGCTTTAATAAGTTCAATATCGGGAAGAGCCTCTTTTAATTGAAGACAAAAATCGGGAGATTCTTCACCGTGTAACTGAACTCCGGTTAAACCGGTTTGAGCCACAAGGGTCGTAATTTCAGTAGTGGCGGCATTCACAAACACACCGATTTTATCCACTTGAGGCGGCAATTGTTCTATGATTGCTCCTAGTTGATGAGGGGTAACATAACGAGGAGATGACTCAACACAGATAAATCCTAGTGTGTTTGCTCCCTTAGCCGTAATGGCTGCGGCTTGTTCTGGCTTGGTAATGCCACAAATTTTAACTCTCATTTGATTTTTAATTAAATTTCTTAGGATAGTAAAGCTTGATTTTTGTCGAGGTACTTAGCAAAACTTTAACATAACTGTTAAGTATTCAAACAAAATGACCTCTTTTTTGCAAGAGCTTCCTATAATGCCTTGTGTTAATACAGACTCCGTCTCCGAGCCAAAGTCCCAAGGGATCAACCGAAGGGACGGGGTTTTAATAAAAGTTTAGCAACAAAGGAGCCTTAAACAGCAATGAGTTCTATGTTAT is from Gloeothece verrucosa PCC 7822 and encodes:
- a CDS encoding phosphoribosylanthranilate isomerase, with the protein product MRVKICGITKPEQAAAITAKGANTLGFICVESSPRYVTPHQLGAIIEQLPPQVDKIGVFVNAATTEITTLVAQTGLTGVQLHGEESPDFCLQLKEALPDIELIKALRVKSAEFLEEATPYFSSVNTLLLDAYHPQLFGGTGTTLDWESLALFSPPIPWLLAGGLKPDNLIYALSQLSPQGIDLSSGVERAPGDKDLDKVSQLFQQLQIWKANQP